CCATCGACGCTACCTTGTCTTTATCCTTGCGAACGGTTATCGTTTCATACAGAGACCAAAGGTTATCCAATATAAGTTGAACGAACAGAGGCTTCTTCGCTTTCTCTTGAGCTCCTCTCATTATTCTCTTTGTTTTGGTATTTACGTAATAATCTCCCCAAAGCGTCTTTGATAGAACTTTTTCGCTAAGGCCCAATTTCGCCGAAAATATATTGGCAAATTCCTTAACACCGAATCCCCAGCCATCCGTAGCACTGCAAAATAAGACGTTACCTTGCTCCGGAGAGAAATATAAGGTAGAGTCGTCTATCTCTTCTAGTACCGACTGCCAATCCGCTATACTCCTTTCAGAGATGCTTTCCACCGTATCCTTTTTCAACTCCTCCTTTTCTTCCCGCTCCATTATGTCACTGGCAAATAGCTCTCCCATTACAGCATTCACCTGTTCTAAAACCTGCGTTAAATGCACGTAAGCATCCAACGGTGacaatttcatttctgtaATTAATCTGTCtattttgttcaataataaaattggttTTAAACCTTCTGCGTAAGAGGTAGACAAGACGCTCCGTGTTTGTGGGCACACACCTTCTACCACGTCGATCACAATAATAGCACCGTCGCATAGTCTCACAGCTGTGGACACTTCGGAAGCAAAGTCCACGTGTCCCGGAGAATCGATTAAATTGATGGCACATTCTTGATGATTATACTTGTGATAAAGAGCGATGCAGCTTGATTTCATTGTAATTCCTCGAAGTTGCTCGTCGGGACGGCTGTCcaaatatcgtaatttacCCGCGAGCTTATTAGAGATGATTCCATTGCTGGCAACCAGAGAGTCTGCCAAAGTGGTTTTACCATGATCTACGTGAGCTAATATACAGATGTTTCGTATATTAGCTGGTTCCCTTtgaatttccattaatttttctgcACTAATAAACCGCATTGTGCAATTAATTGCGATTCTAtgattatcattaatttacaaacaaATGTAAATGATACGAATGTTCAAAGTATCGATAAACGTGCATGTATAAAATACAACGTGGATAATAAGCCGAGGTCTTGAAGATAGCGTGATGCGACGTATGTAAGtacaagagaaagaaatttcgacgtacaatatattttcctatGTATGATGCGCTTACGaacataaatataagtataaatatataaatatatatatatatatatatacacacacacccacgcaaagatatacatatatatatatatgtatacttatatACACACCATAAAAATGATGGTAAACACTATTTCACTTTATTTCCTTTCCACAATACATAGCGTCCGTTAAACAGAATGATGTATCGTAGCTTTGTTGATCGTCGTCGTGTTCCACAACATGCCACTCGTTTCGGTTGCTTAATCGGCCGCAACACGAGCTGTTTATTGGCCAACAATTGACCGTTGTAAGTATCTGTCTCGTTATTAGTCCCTCCAGACATATATTCGATAAAGGAAAAATGGTTTTCACACTTTTCCTCGCGTTCATAGGTTAGGATCATTAATGAAGTATATCGTCTTGTGTCTCGATCAATTACTTTCTATGATTTTGCGTCACCCTTTGCAAAAGACTAAATCTTCTGCGTCAATGCATTGCTTGTTTCGGCCAGCAAACAGGTTCGGCTAGTAAAAGACGTATCGAAGTGTTAATGTACACTAAGAATCACGTACCTGAACGTAATACGTAACGTCAgataaatattccaattacTTTGAACGCACgcaattatttctattaacgGATAATGAAGATCGCTTGCAAACAATCGTAGTTGACCAATACTATTGGCAAAAATTGATCAAAGGCGTTAAAATATCACGGAAGAAAATTTCGGTTATAAATCGTTTGTTACTTGTTATATAACAAGTGTACACGCGCACATGGAATACGGCGTTGCGCCATCTCTGATCCTCCTCTTCGACTACCTACTGTAGCGATCGACGCgacgttataaatatatattatagggGGCGCAATAAAATCTATGAACGTTCATACGGTCATTATTACAGCATAAACTGGAGATATGCTTATGCACAGATAGAAAGTCTCGTGTAATGTCAAGTCGGTGGTCAATATATTTGGTCAAGTAGTCACGTCAACGTATACCATGTCAGAGAGGAAACGAGAATAGCTCACGCTTATGGATCTGGCTGTTCCTGGATTAGTGGACAGCGACCATGCGGCCAAGTGCAGAGTTTAATCGACGTTAGCATATACAAGAACCCATAAAGTTAGGGATCTGCCCTGTTTGGTTGCACCCAAGCATAGACAAGAACCTATTATTCACTTCTACGGTTCTACGGAAAAGTTCATATCTACTTTTCTATTCGGGATAGACGAATATAAGAATGACAAAGTCGCGCAATTATGAAACTAATTGCAAGTTGCCTAAGAAggagaaattaatcgtttattatatttttaaacgatgacACGTATAAAGCAAGATTAGAAGTAGTAGAACCAAACAGCAACCAAACAGGACAGATTCCTAACTTTATAGGTTCTTGTATACGATAATGTCGATTGAATTCAGCACTTGACTGCACGGCGCAGCACCTGTACTGTGATAAAGCTAGAACTGCGAGCGTTAGCATTCTCATTTCCTTTCTGTTCACGTACACCGATCTTACTCAATgatattatagtattacatgCAACGCGATATCCCGTAAGATGACAAGtccatttttattacttcCAACGATCGAGTCGAACATAATTCTTATATTCGCCGTAGCAGTTTTGTACAAGAGAAAGTAAGAAATGATCTGATTTCTTTCGAAGTCGATATTTCAGAATGCGAGACACGAAATTTCACGTGATGTTGGATCTATTCTGCATTTAGTCAATGATTAAATCAGGCGCATTGGATGCGCGTATTGCGTGGAACGAATCATCAACGAATAGGTAgaaaatctttcaaaatatcgTCTCTTATATTTTTCCGATTAGTACCTTTCTTAAAACGATGATAATAGTATTTTAGTATATAAtctctttcatttctaaaGATATGTACGagcaatatacatacatgtaatgaattgatttatttgataGTAACAATAGCAACAACTGTAATGGTGACGATGATAATGGTGgtggtgatgatgatgatgatgatgatgatgatgatagtaataatgatgataataagaataattgtaattgttgTCTTTGAAAAAGAGATTTTCGTTCTTATTGGGACGATGCGATGTAAAGGAGAAGCGAAAACGAACGCATGTCTGTACGACAAATCTAATTGAATATTGTCAGCCGGCCGCATGATCGTAGTCCACTAGTCCAGTCTCCTCTCTGACATGGCATACATTGGCttgacattattattattattattattattattattattattattattattattattattattagatatcaTCTATCTAGTCGTAACGAGGCCCATAGGCAAATAGAACTATGTAAATACTGCTATGTAGATAGTAAATAAACTATGTAGACGTATGTAAATACGTGGAAAATTCAAGAGTCATTCTTGCAATACATGTATTAAAGACAATGTGTGGGATAGTTATTAGGGAAAagagtgaaaagaaaaagaaaaacaatcaggcattttattcgtttgtacaacagttataaatatagaacaataatatatgtacaagaattaattaataaacaagagaaaaaacaaaaaacaattaGAGAGTTTAGAAATGAATCTAAAAGAATCtagttgaattttataatatttcgtttcatacCATGTGGCGAAATTGAAGTGGCAGAAGTGTCGggtttcttcgttatttcttcgatTACGTGCATAGTCATGTATAGACGAAGCTGATCGTGTTTAAAAGCAAATGATGTCTATCGCGTTGCGTCTAGAAGCGAAGAAAAGCGAAGAtcagaaagaaaggagaaaacgcGTTTgtaagaaggaagaaaaagtgaaagaaatattcgtgaAACGGGAGAAGATGGAAAAAAGAGAGGGGGAAAGGGAAGGGGAGTGGAACTTACGATGTACCATTTATCGAGGGGTAACTGGTGCTCCCTGATCGAATGCTGCGCCTTTCGCACTGCCCGTTGTTCTCTTCTTGTCTTTTTTCAGAGCACGATTTCTTATGTTACATATGATTTTGGAAGTTAACCAGAGCGCACCTTTCTCGCAGATGCATTGTAAACCGTGTACAAAAGCAGTTAGTAAGAAATGAGGCTGATAGCCTGTCGTGCACAATTCCAGACCGACCGTTTTTAACGAAGCCTTTACAAATACTTCTGGCTTTGGTGCCATCCAAGTTGGTTTCCTAAAGATGTTACGTagatatgtagtatgtatgtatatgtggCTATGAATAGATATGGATAGAAATCAAAGTGACacttatgaaatattcaggCGTTTAAGCACGTCAGAACATACAAGTGTCCGTCTCGATGAATAAATGCATATAACGtgtatatcgaataaaaaaaaagagaagcggAAGTCGCTTAAATGAATTCCGCTTGACTTACTTGATCTTTGACATCTTGGTGGCTACTGGGCCGGGAGTAACGCATTGAACGGTGACGCCGTATGGTTCTGCTTCCGCAGCCAAATCGTAGCTGAGCTTCAGCACATAGGCTTTGCTAGCGGCATATACGGATAAGTAGGGAGATGGCATAACCGCTAACGCCGAACTGATATTTATCAAAACGCCCTTTCTACGTTCGAACAGTTGCGGAAGAAGGGCTCTTGCGACTCCTGTTACCGCCGCGACATTTAGCTGCAATATTTCCGTTAAACATCCTTCCGAGATGTTATTAAATAGATCTGGATGGTCGTAACTGGCCCCAGCATTGTTTACCACCACAGCGATCTGTTAATAAAGACGGATtacgattgaaatattaaacgacTAATCGCCGAGGATGGATCGTCCTTGGACGCGACGCGGACGCGACGCGGACTCGACAATTCtcaatatatcgatatatttcgcgctaattcgaaaattttgctaaaaaGAAGTTTTCCTGTATGTACCCGAGCATTAGCAACAACacgatattacaatattgtacattacctatatacattatagccgtgtattattcaattttgaaattggcggatagaaataataaaacggaCTGTATGTATCATCGGTGTAGGTGCGTGATCGCGTGTAAATGCGTTGAATGgtacgtataaattattattcggcACGTGTGATAGCaaaaatgaacgaacgaacgaacgaacggatcggatggatggatggatggatggatggatggatggatggatggatggatggatggacgGACGGATGGATGGACGGACGGACGGACGGACGGACGGACGGACGGACGGACGGACGGACGGACGAACGGACGAACGGACGGacggatggatggatggatggacggacggatggatggatggatggatggatggatggatggatggatggacggacggatggatggatggatggatggaacgaaaaagaaaagagaaagagaaagagagagagagagaggataagaaaaaaggagaaagaacaAATACCTCGAGTTCTTCGGTGGCTTTGGCAATTCTCGTGTAAGCCACTTGTCCCTCGGTCAAGTCTGCTTCCACGATTCGAACTTCGACGCCATATCGTTGTTTGATCTCAACTGCGACTTGCTCGAGTTTCGCTTGGGTTCGTGAAACCAACGCGATATTCAGACCCTTTTCGGCTAATTGTTCCGCGTATGCTTTTCCAATTCCACTGGTGGCACCGGTAATCACTGCCCATTTACCCTGTGTCCTCAAGTCGATACCAAAACCGAAGCTCGGTCCTATTAGTTTCTTCCACACGAGAATGCTGActcgtaataaaaatcgcaGTCCAATGGCTGCTAATACGACCAACGATGCTTTTTCCAAACACGTCAATGTCATCCTGAAACGATGGACAATTCAACTTGGTTCGATCAGCGGGCTACAAGTAGAAGCAACGATTCCCTCGAACGGTGACACGCATCTACCGGTATCGTTCACATCTAACCGTATGCCATTCTCCCTACGAAtctttattcttcgtttctcctcCCTTGCGCGATCGCGCATCGGCGTTCCCCCGTATGCGATAACACGACGATCAAGCGAATCATTGGCTGACTCTGACAGCCGAGGTTATCGCGCTAATACTTTTTTCGCGTACAAACATACGCGTACACTTTTATCCATATGTAGATTAGCCTATGTATGTAGATAGCAAAGCGCACGTGCACAGAGCATTAGTTACCTATATATTTTACCGTATTATACATGTACGTGTATCGTAGTATCGTACAATATCATATCGGACGAAATCGCTGCATAATAGTCGATGACGTACGTACGCTGTCTCTTGTAGAAGCGGTAAGTCACATTTTACAACAGTAAGTATCTTCGAATTGAGAATAATTCCGAAATAATTCTACGAAAGAGTTTAGGAGAAGATGAACGTTTATAACTAGACCACTAAACTACTAAAGGCTACTAAAGCTTAGTAAGGCAAGCGTAAAGATTACCAATTTTCTAGACAAATAAATTCTATCGATAAAGCCTCGAAGGTTGCGACAGCAACATGTCGCGAATGAGACACGATTATATCATACGTATCGTTCGTTCCTAATCTaacaacaatattttttatacgtttaacaGTGGTCTATCTCGTTTACGAACTAAATTTATTCGCTTGTccgttatttctttcgtactTCTTCACTTTTACGCACAAATTAGACAGTACTATTGCCgttgtataacatttttagtATTCGACTTTGACATCTCCTACACACGATATTTAACAAAGCGAATATTAGTTATTTCCGTATGATTGAACGATTTGGTAATTGCAAACTAGAATGTTCAACGATTGCGAGACGAACGGGTAGGACAGAAAAGTACAAAGATGATAAACACGTacgtacataaatatatatatatatatgaaaatgtgaatgataaaatatatgggACGATATTTTACTATCTTACTATCTCACTATCTTACTATCGGCAAAACGATTAAATAAGATGATGCACTGATGGTTTTAGCGGGTTACCTGTATTTGATATCGTCGAAATCGATCGGTGATGCTGATGACGAGGACGATGATAATGAAGTTTCTTTCTCGATTCAACGTGTTGTTTCTCTTTGACACGATAGAGACGTTGTCGTAACCGCGAAACGATTAAgctcattaaaaaataagtaaaaatgcTCTTTCGCGGGAGGAAAGGGAGAAAACTCTGTTTAATCACGCGCGTGTATTCTGTGCGGGAACGAGGACAGGGACGAGAACGAGAAGCAACTCTgattaatcgaaatatcgacgaatggaagaaaagagacgaaTGAAAAGACACGAACGACACGGAGCCGAGCAAACTGGAAGATACGCTCGGAGAGCAGGCAGGATCGCTGAAGGGTACGGAAGAGAGTAGCCGAGAGAAAGCGGAAAACGGAGGAGAAAGGTGAAGTGAAAGGGAGGGAGAAGGTGAAAGGGGGGTGATGGAGAGGGAAGGGATGGGAGGGGA
This DNA window, taken from Bombus pyrosoma isolate SC7728 linkage group LG6, ASM1482585v1, whole genome shotgun sequence, encodes the following:
- the LOC122568663 gene encoding WASH complex subunit 3-like gives rise to the protein MIKSGALDARIAWNESSTNSNNSNNCNGDDDNGGGDDDDDDDDDDSNNDDNKNNCNCCL
- the LOC122568661 gene encoding very-long-chain 3-oxoacyl-CoA reductase-like isoform X3; amino-acid sequence: MTLTCLEKASLVVLAAIGLRFLLRVSILVWKKLIGPSFGFGIDLRTQGKWAVITGATSGIGKAYAEQLAEKGLNIALVSRTQAKLEQVAVEIKQRYGVEVRIVEADLTEGQVAYTRIAKATEELEIAVVVNNAGASYDHPDLFNNISEGCLTEILQLNVAAVTGVARALLPQLFERRKGVLINISSALAVMPSPYLSVYAASKAYVLKLSYDLAAEAEPYGVTVQCVTPGPVATKMSKIKKPTWMAPKPEVFVKASLKTVGLELCTTGYQPHFLLTAFVHGLQCICEKGALWLTSKIICNIRNRALKKDKKRTTGSAKGAAFDQGAPVTPR
- the LOC122568661 gene encoding very-long-chain 3-oxoacyl-CoA reductase-like isoform X2, producing MDLQVEYTNAEWMTLTCLEKASLVVLAAIGLRFLLRVSILVWKKLIGPSFGFGIDLRTQGKWAVITGATSGIGKAYAEQLAEKGLNIALVSRTQAKLEQVAVEIKQRYGVEVRIVEADLTEGQVAYTRIAKATEELEIAVVVNNAGASYDHPDLFNNISEGCLTEILQLNVAAVTGVARALLPQLFERRKGVLINISSALAVMPSPYLSVYAASKAYVLKLSYDLAAEAEPYGVTVQCVTPGPVATKMSKIKKPTWMAPKPEVFVKASLKTVGLELCTTGYQPHFLLTAFVHGLQCICEKGALWLTSKIICNIRNRALKKDKKRTTGSAKGAAFDQGAPVTPR
- the LOC122568661 gene encoding very-long-chain 3-oxoacyl-CoA reductase-like isoform X1; the protein is MRDRAREEKRRIKIRRENGIRMTLTCLEKASLVVLAAIGLRFLLRVSILVWKKLIGPSFGFGIDLRTQGKWAVITGATSGIGKAYAEQLAEKGLNIALVSRTQAKLEQVAVEIKQRYGVEVRIVEADLTEGQVAYTRIAKATEELEIAVVVNNAGASYDHPDLFNNISEGCLTEILQLNVAAVTGVARALLPQLFERRKGVLINISSALAVMPSPYLSVYAASKAYVLKLSYDLAAEAEPYGVTVQCVTPGPVATKMSKIKKPTWMAPKPEVFVKASLKTVGLELCTTGYQPHFLLTAFVHGLQCICEKGALWLTSKIICNIRNRALKKDKKRTTGSAKGAAFDQGAPVTPR